CCATCATGCTGGCACGTTGCGCCGCGTGGCCACGGCCCTATTTCTGTCCGCATGGTCCTCGACACAACCGCCGGCAGTGCCTGCGCAGGCGTAATGCTGGATGTCCTGACGGCGGCGATGAACAATGGCGCCTGGCCCGGCGCTACGAAGGCCGCCTGCTGCACGCATGATATTTACTGTGCGGCCTATTCTATTCCTTCCAACCCTTCCATCCGTATATTTGTATGCCAGCGGATGACCGGTTACGTCCCGCTGAAGCCTTGCGTGCCGGTTTCAGTTCGCGCCGTCGGGCGTGTCGTCGCAGGTGCAGTTTAGTGACCGCGATCGTGTTGGTGGCGCCGTGGCTGGTGTACCGCCGCCGCTGTTGCGTTCACCCAGGAAGCGGCCTGTCCTCACACCACTTGCACATCCTTGTCCCGCAGCGTGATGTGCCAGCCCACGGCCTCCTGCATGATCAACTGGACGAACGCCGCCACCTGTTTTTCCAGTTCGCCGAGCATCCCTGCCGGCGTCGCCAGCACCTGCTTTTCGAGCTCGCCGAGCGCTGCCACCATGTTCTTCGACTGTTCGGACAGCTTGTTGAATTCGCCGGCGGCGAGGATGCCGTGGCAGGTCGCAGCCAGCGCCGGGAATAGCGCTGCCAGCACCGAGAGCAGTGGGTGGTGCAGGAAGAAGTGCAGGCCGCAGGCGGCGAGCGTCAGGTAGAAGCACACCGTGGCCGTCGTGTGCACGCGGTGGTGGATGTGGTGGTAGCGATGCGAATTGTTGACGTGATAGGCATGCTGGTACCGCACCACGCTCAGAAAGTGGGCGCGGTAGGCGTCCACGTACGCCGGGTTGGTGGCGGCGACCGGGCAGCGCTCCGCCAGCGCGCGCAGCGTCGTGGCGGTCTCCGCGTGATCCGGCCCCGCGCCTTTCAGGATGTCGTCCGCATACAGCACCTTGCCCGGGAAGCCCAACATCAGGTCGAAGTAGCGCACGTGTTCCGCGGCCAGCCTGGCCTGGCCCCAGCGGCGGCGCCAGCCTTGGCTCAGGTTGCGCAGTCCGAGGGCGCGCAGGCCCCGGATCACGCGGCCTTCGTGTTCGAGCTGGTCGCGGCCGTACCAGTGGATCAGCATGATCGCGACGATGCAGCTGATCTCCAGGATACTCAGCGGGATCGCCAGCACGTGCAGCATGTGCTGGGACAGTAGGCCGCTGAGCGGTACGAGCGCCAGCACCACGGCGGCGAAGCCCAGCGCGAAGTTCAGCAGGAAGGCGCCGCGGTAGCGGTTGCCGTAGATGCCGGCTTCCGCCTCGAAGTCGCGTGGTGCGACGAGCAGCGGCGCGCCCGTCAGCGGTACCATCGCCGGCGACGGCACCACCGGCTTGCCGCCGAGGCGGTCGCGGAACGCGAAGAAGACTTTGGCGTAGAGACGGTCGATGGAGTTGGGTTTGTGGGTCAAGTGGCACCGGTTGGCAGGATGAGAGAGATTCCATTATAGTCAGGTTTATGCCTTACAATAAATGTCAACAGCGTCGCTGTATTTTTTTCGATCGGGACCATGCATGAACGCGAGCGACACAGACATCACCACCTGGCCGGACGTGCGCGAGGCCTGCAAGCTGCCCGTGCCGGTGGATGTCCGTTTCGCGGCGGCGGCAGGCATCTGCGACACGCTGGAAGGACCCGTGTCCTTCGCGCCGGGCGATCCGGTCCTGACCGGCACGCGAGGCGAACACTGGACCATGCAACGCGCGCGCTTCGACCGCACGTACGAGCCGCTGCCCGGCACGTGCGGCGGCGAGGACGGCGATTATCGCAAGCGGCCCGCCACAGTTCATGCGGTGCGCCTGCAGTCCCCGGCGGACATCGCGCTGGGCAGCGGCAACGGCGTGCTGCACGGCGAGGTCGGCGACTGGCTGGTACAGTACGGGCCGGGCGATTTCGGCATCGTCGCCGCGGCAATCTTCGACGAAACCTACCGCTTTCTCTGAAAGCGGAACGACGGCCATGCACGGTAACGGCGCGGCCAAACGATCCATCCAACGCCCCGAATTCCACCCATGTCCCTTTCACTGATCGCCTGGAATCCTCGTCTCGACCTGCGCGCACAGCCGCTCGCCGATTATTGCTATCCGCAGGCCGCATCGGCCGACCCGATGCCCACCGATCTCGCCGTCGTGCGGGACCGGCCAGGCAACGCGCCGCTGCTGGCCTGCGCGGTGGCAGACCTGCCTGCGGACGCGGCTGATGCGCTGCCGGCCGGTGGCGAGCCGGACGACCGTCTGCTGCAGCCTGCGCCTGGCCAGTTGTGGCGCGTGCCGGCCGCCGTCTTCGAGCGGTATTTCAGGATCGATACCGCGCTGGACCCGCATATCCGCGTGTTCCTCTCGTCCACGTTCCGCGACATGCTAGCCGAGCGCAACTTCCTGGCGACGCAGGTGCTGCCGGCGGTGCGACAGCTGTGCGTGCTGCGCGGCGTGCAGTTCACCGAGATCGACCTGCGCTGGGGCATTACGGAAGAAGAGGCGCGGCGCGGCGACGTCACGCACCTGTGCCTGCGCGAGATCGATCTGAGCCGCGAGTCGCGGCCGTTCTTCGTCGGCCTGTGCGGTGAACGCTACGGCTGGGTGCCGGGCGCGCAGATGGTCGGCGCGGTGCTCGATACGCATGACTTCGGCGCCGCGCTGCCCGAGGCGCTGCTTGAGGCGTCCGTGACCGAGCTCGAATTCCTGTACGGCCCGCTGCGCGACATGGCGTGCGGGAATGGCGCGCTGGTTTACCTGCGCAGCCCGGACCTGACGATGGAGCTGGCAAAGGCATCCAGAGCGGACGGTACGCCGTTCGAGGAGCTGGTCGCCGGCTTCGGCGAAAGCACGCCGGCCGCACGGGCGGCGCAGGCATCGCTGAAGGCGCGGCTGCGCGACGCGCACCTCGTGCGGATCGACGGCTATCGCACGGTCGCGCAGGCCGCCGAGGACATTCAGCGCATGCTGTTCGCGGAAGTCGAGCGCCTGAACCGCGGTGCGCCCAGCATGCCGCAATGGCTGATCGCGAAGCGCCTGGCTGAG
Above is a genomic segment from Janthinobacterium sp. 64 containing:
- a CDS encoding PGDYG domain-containing protein; protein product: MNASDTDITTWPDVREACKLPVPVDVRFAAAAGICDTLEGPVSFAPGDPVLTGTRGEHWTMQRARFDRTYEPLPGTCGGEDGDYRKRPATVHAVRLQSPADIALGSGNGVLHGEVGDWLVQYGPGDFGIVAAAIFDETYRFL